The Pyrococcus kukulkanii genome contains a region encoding:
- a CDS encoding AAA family ATPase, whose amino-acid sequence MKAHHARLYGSEIFLNLMFYFSCDMLEDYKELMEVIEDYLKLKKRKGVKSAFIFLDEVTFVDEWWRAIKFLVDRCTLRRDHNRFSIFNSRKALRDIWGEERLW is encoded by the coding sequence ATGAAGGCCCACCATGCGAGGCTGTATGGGAGCGAGATCTTTCTAAATTTGATGTTCTATTTCAGTTGCGACATGCTTGAAGATTACAAGGAACTAATGGAGGTTATCGAGGACTACCTAAAACTTAAGAAAAGGAAAGGAGTTAAATCAGCGTTCATATTCCTTGACGAAGTGACATTCGTAGATGAGTGGTGGAGAGCTATAAAGTTCCTTGTCGACCGCTGTACCCTAAGGAGGGACCATAATAGGTTCAGTATCTTTAACTCTAGGAAAGCACTTCGAGACATTTGGGGGGAGGAGAGGTTATGGTAA
- a CDS encoding transcriptional regulator, with translation MARREKIIELLLERDYSVSELARILGLRGKGSKKAIIEDLKVIAKIAKREGMVLLIKPAQCRKCGFTFKPEINIPSRCPRCKSEWIEEPRFKLERR, from the coding sequence ATGGCCAGAAGGGAGAAGATAATTGAGTTGCTCTTGGAGAGGGACTACAGCGTTAGCGAGCTTGCGAGAATCCTAGGGCTTAGGGGCAAGGGGTCAAAGAAGGCGATAATTGAAGACCTAAAGGTCATAGCAAAGATAGCAAAAAGAGAAGGCATGGTTCTCTTGATTAAGCCAGCCCAATGTAGGAAGTGCGGCTTTACGTTTAAGCCAGAGATAAACATCCCCTCAAGGTGTCCAAGGTGCAAGAGCGAGTGGATAGAAGAGCCAAGGTTCAAGCTCGAGAGGAGGTGA
- a CDS encoding iron-containing alcohol dehydrogenase, translated as MRFFLKTTLFLGEGSLKNVEKIVNENERVLVFSSRSMDRLGFLGEVTKYLEEAGAVYETIIGVPAEPTLEAVEEILPKVKEFEPEMFIAIGGGSVIDVAKAVKVFYDVPDLNFDDVAIFSRFQKVNPIPKLKTKLIAIPSTSGAGSEVSAASVIKKGDTKYTLVSPELCPDYAILDPRLPEKMPKEVARNSGLDVLVHAIEAYVSKAATPFSDAYAIKAAKTVFEYLEKSVSGDREAREKIHYAATMAGIAFLNGRLGLVHAMSHKAAWIGPHGLVNAILLPYVMEYNIKRAPGRYDSLAKELGFKDVEELYFKVIELNEKLGVPKLSEIVDEKEFMEKLDEMAKKAYEDPLVNFNPVEPTVDEIKEIYMKAFRGE; from the coding sequence ATGAGGTTCTTTCTCAAAACTACCCTCTTTCTTGGGGAGGGTTCACTGAAGAACGTTGAAAAGATCGTGAACGAAAACGAGAGGGTGCTCGTGTTCTCATCAAGATCAATGGACAGGCTTGGCTTCTTGGGAGAAGTTACCAAGTACCTTGAGGAAGCTGGTGCCGTTTACGAGACCATAATAGGTGTTCCGGCCGAGCCAACCCTAGAAGCCGTGGAAGAGATACTCCCAAAGGTCAAAGAGTTCGAGCCTGAAATGTTTATTGCAATTGGTGGGGGAAGCGTTATAGACGTTGCAAAGGCTGTCAAAGTTTTCTATGATGTTCCAGACCTTAACTTCGACGATGTGGCTATATTCAGCAGGTTCCAGAAGGTGAATCCCATTCCAAAGCTCAAGACTAAGCTCATAGCCATCCCATCAACGAGCGGGGCTGGAAGCGAGGTTTCAGCTGCGAGCGTCATAAAGAAAGGTGACACAAAGTACACCCTCGTAAGTCCCGAGCTCTGCCCGGACTATGCAATCCTCGACCCAAGGTTGCCGGAGAAGATGCCTAAGGAAGTTGCCAGGAACTCCGGATTGGACGTTCTGGTTCATGCAATCGAGGCGTACGTTTCAAAGGCCGCAACTCCATTCAGCGATGCTTATGCAATTAAAGCCGCGAAGACGGTCTTTGAGTACCTAGAGAAGAGCGTCAGTGGGGATAGGGAGGCAAGGGAAAAGATCCACTATGCCGCGACCATGGCCGGTATAGCCTTTCTCAATGGGAGGCTTGGCCTAGTTCATGCAATGAGTCACAAGGCAGCATGGATAGGGCCCCACGGGTTAGTTAACGCGATACTATTGCCTTACGTTATGGAGTACAACATAAAGAGGGCCCCAGGGAGGTACGATTCCCTCGCAAAGGAACTCGGCTTCAAGGACGTCGAGGAGCTTTACTTCAAGGTTATTGAGCTCAACGAGAAGCTTGGAGTTCCCAAGCTCTCCGAGATCGTCGATGAAAAGGAGTTCATGGAGAAGCTCGATGAGATGGCTAAAAAGGCATATGAAGATCCACTAGTAAACTTCAATCCGGTGGAGCCAACGGTAGATGAAATCAAGGAGATCTATATGAAGGCCTTCCGCGGGGAGTGA
- a CDS encoding TBP-interacting protein, with protein sequence MKFESLDEKMKKVYAKIRTIDEFHWHIDDNSIIGIHKKSGMKLQVRIAGSKEEADRLAQEKEPGVLDVIVIPGKGTFYVNNGAFIMSLKFLRPTVQDIADHIVWAGFKVIEKDGRLEQEDIYDYLGGRLIEHLKQGLVNGRDYVFWPFYKCKHCGKYVDIDSLARHMKNHGEDVKEWSEEKYEILEINFADKKVYDKFGKEVPMDKFSEEAQDFIKDSFEGE encoded by the coding sequence ATGAAGTTTGAGAGCTTAGATGAAAAAATGAAAAAAGTTTATGCAAAGATACGAACAATTGACGAGTTCCACTGGCACATTGACGATAACTCCATAATCGGGATTCACAAGAAGAGCGGGATGAAGCTGCAGGTGAGGATAGCGGGTAGCAAGGAGGAAGCCGACAGACTTGCCCAGGAAAAGGAACCCGGGGTTCTAGACGTTATAGTGATCCCTGGGAAGGGAACCTTCTACGTCAACAACGGTGCCTTCATAATGTCCCTGAAGTTCCTGAGGCCAACCGTTCAGGATATAGCTGATCACATAGTTTGGGCCGGCTTTAAGGTGATTGAGAAGGATGGGAGGCTGGAGCAGGAGGACATATATGACTACCTTGGCGGAAGGCTGATAGAGCACTTAAAGCAGGGCTTGGTTAACGGGAGAGACTACGTATTTTGGCCCTTCTACAAGTGCAAGCACTGCGGGAAGTACGTGGATATAGACAGCCTTGCTAGGCACATGAAAAACCATGGTGAGGACGTGAAGGAGTGGAGCGAGGAGAAATACGAGATACTTGAGATAAACTTCGCGGATAAGAAAGTCTATGACAAGTTCGGAAAGGAAGTTCCTATGGACAAGTTTAGTGAGGAGGCTCAGGACTTCATAAAGGACAGCTTTGAGGGTGAGTGA
- a CDS encoding DUF763 domain-containing protein: MMRSGIAELPLHTGHVPPWLASRMKRLAKIVLKILVDEYGTKGTLERFADPVWFQAFNNLIGMDWDSSGSTTVTTGIVKEALNELNLGIKVAGGKGKVSRKTPDELKVIAEKFDLPWEEYVKRSRLVAKVDSVALQTGYQLYHHTFFLDEEGNWAVVQQGMNPEEKLARRYHWFNAEELLNPHRGVAGVKRDFALNTVDRDSKEIQKTIIEIAQEGKKVAREVETIKAMKKGYMVFYKPRDVDVPKVIKRYESLGKIELNVKALEFARELAVEDYESLLLIKGLGPGTLRALALVAELIYDVKPSWRDPVTHPIDPFKFAYAVGGKDRVPFRIEKGTYDDLIEFLMRLEETKNREILKRVKRITERWKFPEEEKVPTF; encoded by the coding sequence GTGATGAGATCAGGCATAGCCGAGTTGCCACTTCACACCGGCCACGTTCCTCCTTGGCTCGCCTCGAGGATGAAGAGGTTAGCTAAGATTGTTCTCAAGATATTGGTTGATGAGTACGGTACGAAGGGAACCCTTGAAAGGTTCGCTGATCCAGTTTGGTTCCAGGCCTTCAATAACCTCATCGGAATGGACTGGGATTCTTCAGGATCAACGACTGTAACAACTGGAATAGTTAAGGAAGCCCTAAACGAACTTAACCTGGGAATAAAAGTTGCTGGAGGAAAGGGAAAGGTCAGTAGGAAGACTCCTGATGAGCTGAAGGTTATAGCGGAGAAGTTTGATCTTCCCTGGGAAGAGTACGTTAAGAGGTCAAGGTTGGTTGCGAAGGTAGATTCCGTTGCACTTCAAACGGGATATCAACTATATCACCACACCTTCTTCCTCGATGAGGAGGGAAACTGGGCCGTTGTACAGCAGGGGATGAATCCCGAGGAGAAGTTAGCGAGGAGGTATCACTGGTTCAACGCTGAGGAGTTGCTAAACCCTCATAGAGGAGTGGCTGGAGTTAAGAGGGACTTCGCCCTGAACACCGTGGATAGAGACTCCAAAGAAATACAGAAGACAATAATTGAGATAGCCCAGGAAGGGAAAAAGGTTGCGAGAGAAGTCGAGACGATTAAGGCCATGAAAAAGGGCTACATGGTGTTCTACAAGCCCAGGGACGTTGATGTTCCCAAGGTTATTAAGAGATACGAGAGCCTTGGGAAGATAGAGCTCAACGTTAAGGCCTTGGAATTCGCTAGGGAACTTGCAGTTGAAGATTATGAGAGCCTCCTCTTAATTAAGGGCCTCGGCCCGGGGACTTTGAGGGCCTTGGCCTTAGTTGCCGAGCTGATATATGACGTTAAGCCGAGCTGGAGGGATCCAGTTACCCACCCAATTGATCCCTTCAAGTTCGCCTACGCCGTTGGGGGCAAGGACAGAGTCCCCTTCAGGATCGAGAAGGGAACCTATGACGACCTGATAGAATTCTTGATGAGGCTTGAGGAAACTAAAAACAGGGAAATTCTGAAGAGAGTTAAAAGGATCACGGAGAGGTGGAAGTTTCCGGAGGAGGAAAAAGTTCCTACCTTCTGA
- a CDS encoding ATP-binding protein → MPLSFREYYSLFYREFFPLKAKEILEEYLETGGYLAYFNSNLKAEDIIGFLKADIRALERSTDIAKEVMGAILEKIDTSRSPPG, encoded by the coding sequence ATGCCTCTAAGCTTTCGTGAATATTACAGCCTGTTCTATCGCGAGTTCTTTCCTCTCAAAGCCAAAGAAATACTTGAAGAGTACCTTGAGACGGGAGGATATTTGGCCTACTTTAATAGCAATTTAAAAGCTGAGGACATCATCGGATTCCTAAAGGCAGATATCAGGGCCCTTGAACGCTCTACTGATATTGCTAAAGAAGTTATGGGGGCTATTTTAGAGAAAATTGATACTTCGCGATCCCCTCCTGGTTAA
- a CDS encoding SLAC1 family transporter: MKFRKISLPYSLAWWAFIFPLGAYTSATLKIASLLSSPTIKVFGVLLYGMLFVLWLITGVRTVIHLTSSLNGGSHSSARSPVIHRAGWRHRARSGYLGRNKNGV; the protein is encoded by the coding sequence ATCAAATTTAGAAAGATCTCGCTCCCATACAGCCTCGCATGGTGGGCCTTCATCTTCCCCCTCGGGGCCTACACCTCGGCAACCCTTAAGATAGCTTCGCTCCTTAGCAGTCCAACGATAAAGGTTTTTGGAGTGCTACTATATGGAATGCTCTTCGTTCTATGGCTGATCACTGGGGTCAGGACAGTTATTCATCTGACCTCCTCCCTAAACGGGGGTTCCCATAGCTCCGCACGGTCACCCGTGATTCATCGGGCAGGTTGGCGTCACCGGGCACGGTCAGGGTACCTCGGGAGGAATAAAAATGGAGTATAA
- a CDS encoding MFS transporter: MKERKIFGISWNVFLLGIVSFLNDMSSEMIMPIVPTYLTDVLGIGKALSGSIMGLIESLSSLFKVLFGYFSDRFRKRKAFVALGYTLSALAKGSLAFISSWWEFVALRVVDRIGKGIRTAPRDALIAESSEKGKTGKAFGFHRMMDTLGAVAGPLVAMGLLAIFSQLPRVVAYKRIFIISAIPGLIGVLIVLLFVVDKGGEVKKKIKGISALRSRNLQLFLVIVAIGALGRYSYAFTLWKAEELGLTVMQGLGFYALFNLIYALSAYPLGAYSDKIGKRKLITIGFGIAALASVAFAFARNALELALAFILYGIYIAIEDTIPRAYMADLAKEFEKGTVIGAYHTVFGIFVFPASVIAGILWQTYSLTYAFLYAAAMNALAMILMVLTREK, encoded by the coding sequence ATGAAGGAGAGGAAGATATTCGGGATAAGCTGGAACGTCTTCCTCCTCGGAATAGTCAGCTTCCTCAACGATATGAGCAGCGAGATGATAATGCCCATAGTTCCCACTTACCTCACCGATGTTCTCGGTATAGGAAAGGCCCTCAGCGGTTCAATCATGGGGCTGATAGAGAGCTTAAGCTCACTGTTCAAGGTTCTGTTTGGATACTTCAGCGATAGGTTCAGGAAGAGAAAAGCCTTCGTTGCCCTGGGCTACACGCTCTCAGCTCTAGCTAAGGGTTCTCTGGCGTTCATAAGTAGCTGGTGGGAGTTCGTTGCCCTTAGGGTAGTGGACAGGATTGGTAAGGGAATAAGGACGGCCCCCAGGGATGCTTTAATTGCGGAATCGAGCGAGAAGGGCAAAACGGGAAAGGCCTTTGGCTTCCACAGGATGATGGACACCCTGGGGGCCGTTGCCGGCCCCTTAGTTGCCATGGGTCTCCTAGCGATATTTTCCCAACTTCCGAGGGTCGTTGCCTACAAGAGGATATTCATAATCTCGGCGATCCCGGGGTTAATAGGTGTTCTTATAGTCCTTCTCTTCGTCGTCGATAAGGGTGGGGAAGTTAAGAAGAAGATAAAAGGCATATCGGCATTAAGATCAAGAAACCTTCAGCTGTTCCTGGTTATAGTCGCGATAGGTGCCTTGGGGAGGTACAGCTACGCTTTTACCCTCTGGAAGGCTGAAGAGCTTGGGCTAACGGTTATGCAGGGCTTGGGCTTCTACGCTCTCTTCAATCTCATCTACGCCCTCTCAGCTTATCCCCTGGGAGCTTACTCAGATAAGATAGGAAAGAGGAAGCTCATAACTATTGGCTTCGGAATAGCGGCTTTAGCTTCAGTAGCCTTCGCATTCGCAAGGAATGCCTTAGAACTTGCGTTGGCCTTTATCCTCTACGGAATATACATCGCGATAGAAGATACAATCCCAAGGGCTTACATGGCTGACCTAGCGAAGGAGTTCGAGAAGGGCACTGTTATAGGGGCATATCATACGGTCTTTGGGATCTTCGTGTTCCCTGCTTCGGTAATAGCCGGAATACTTTGGCAGACTTACTCCCTAACCTATGCTTTCCTATATGCCGCGGCCATGAACGCCCTAGCAATGATCCTTATGGTTCTAACGAGGGAAAAGTAG
- a CDS encoding DUF5615 family PIN-like protein, which produces MKFIADMMLGRLARWLRLYGYDTLYGIKEDDRILEVAKKEGRIILTRDSELARKARKLEVRVILIESNSFEDQVRQLMREGIQFKELFPENARCPKCNGPIVRVNKKEEIRDKVPEKVYEAYDEFYVCLNCGQVYWPGKQWREMMKIDKRIRDISKLSGRDHQSEVP; this is translated from the coding sequence ATGAAATTCATAGCCGACATGATGCTTGGTAGGCTTGCTCGATGGTTGAGGCTCTACGGTTACGATACTCTGTATGGAATTAAAGAGGATGACAGAATCCTTGAAGTCGCTAAAAAAGAGGGCAGGATAATACTTACGCGGGACTCTGAGCTTGCTAGGAAGGCTAGAAAACTTGAAGTGAGAGTTATTCTAATAGAGTCCAACTCCTTCGAGGATCAAGTTAGGCAACTGATGAGGGAGGGAATACAGTTTAAGGAGTTATTCCCCGAAAATGCTAGATGTCCGAAGTGCAATGGGCCAATAGTTAGGGTCAATAAGAAGGAGGAGATAAGGGATAAAGTTCCCGAGAAGGTTTATGAGGCCTATGACGAGTTCTACGTCTGTCTAAATTGCGGCCAAGTCTACTGGCCCGGGAAGCAGTGGAGGGAGATGATGAAGATTGATAAAAGGATTAGGGATATCAGCAAACTCTCGGGACGGGATCACCAATCGGAGGTTCCATGA
- a CDS encoding DODA-type extradiol aromatic ring-opening family dioxygenase, giving the protein MLIGMAIMPHGNEAVYPPDEETRKLHENLKEIGEELRGAETYVLITPHNVRISWALGVIMAEHLIPWLPFNDVDVPVEEEYGTDRELAQEIFLGAKAEFPIVDINFATSGGKYSRFPLTWGEIIPLYFLEKRPLILITPAKLERERLIEFGRFLGNLLEKADKKVAVVVSADHGHAHSEEGPYGYAEESEEYDKRIVEMLKSGNLEGLLEFTDEFIAKAKPDSYWSLLIALGILREIPMKPDLVSYACPTYYGMASALFRR; this is encoded by the coding sequence ATGCTGATCGGGATGGCCATAATGCCTCACGGGAATGAGGCCGTTTATCCGCCAGATGAAGAGACAAGGAAACTCCATGAAAACCTGAAGGAGATTGGAGAAGAGCTGAGAGGGGCGGAAACCTACGTATTGATAACCCCGCACAACGTAAGGATAAGTTGGGCTCTCGGAGTTATAATGGCCGAACACCTAATCCCGTGGCTACCTTTTAACGATGTTGATGTGCCCGTAGAGGAGGAGTACGGGACCGACAGAGAATTAGCCCAAGAAATATTCCTGGGGGCTAAGGCCGAGTTTCCGATCGTTGACATAAACTTCGCAACATCTGGTGGGAAGTACTCAAGGTTTCCGCTGACATGGGGAGAAATAATTCCCCTTTATTTCCTCGAGAAAAGACCACTAATCCTAATAACTCCTGCGAAACTCGAAAGAGAGAGGCTTATAGAGTTTGGGAGATTCTTGGGGAACCTCCTTGAGAAGGCAGACAAGAAAGTTGCCGTAGTTGTGAGCGCAGATCATGGACATGCCCACAGCGAGGAGGGCCCTTACGGTTATGCAGAAGAGTCCGAGGAGTACGACAAGAGAATAGTTGAGATGCTAAAATCTGGGAATCTCGAAGGTCTCTTGGAGTTTACTGATGAGTTTATAGCCAAGGCAAAGCCAGACAGCTACTGGTCCCTTCTCATTGCCCTCGGAATTCTAAGGGAGATACCAATGAAGCCCGATCTAGTGTCCTACGCCTGCCCAACGTACTATGGAATGGCTTCGGCACTCTTCAGAAGGTAG
- a CDS encoding PadR family transcriptional regulator: MKYRDFLILHILHHAEKEGITGVFMMKELERHGYKVSPGTIYPLLHSMEKEGLLKSRWEVREGKRIRVYEITEEGTKVLEEGRKRVRELCKELLGEYE, encoded by the coding sequence ATGAAGTACCGGGACTTTCTAATCCTGCATATACTTCACCACGCGGAAAAAGAAGGGATAACTGGGGTCTTCATGATGAAAGAGCTTGAGAGACACGGCTACAAAGTCAGCCCAGGGACTATTTACCCCCTACTTCACTCAATGGAGAAGGAGGGGTTGCTAAAGAGTAGATGGGAGGTTAGAGAAGGAAAGAGGATCCGGGTGTACGAGATAACTGAAGAGGGAACTAAAGTACTTGAAGAAGGGAGGAAAAGGGTTAGAGAGCTCTGTAAAGAGCTACTGGGGGAGTATGAATGA
- the hypE gene encoding hydrogenase expression/formation protein HypE: MKIKLEHGAGGELMEELIRNVILKNIKLNSAGGIGLEALDDGATIPLGDRHLVFTIDGHTVKPLFFPGGDIGRLAVSGTVNDLAVMGAKPLAMASSLIIGEGFDGADLERILRSMNDTAEEVPVPIVTGDTKVVEDEIGIFVITAGIGIAERPISDAGARVGDAVLVSGTIGDHGIALMSHREGISFETELKSDVAPIWDVVEAVAKAIGWENIHAMKDPTRGGLSNALNEMARKANVGILVRESDIPIRPEVKAASEMLGISPYEVANEGKVVMIVAKEYAEEALEAMRKSEKGKNAAIIGEVIKDYPGKVILETGIGGKRFMEPPIGDPVPRVC, from the coding sequence ATGAAGATAAAGCTCGAGCACGGTGCCGGTGGGGAGTTAATGGAAGAACTCATCAGGAATGTAATACTAAAGAACATAAAGCTAAACTCCGCTGGCGGAATTGGCCTAGAAGCCCTTGATGACGGGGCTACAATACCTCTAGGGGATAGGCACCTGGTGTTTACGATAGATGGACACACAGTTAAACCGCTTTTCTTCCCTGGGGGTGACATAGGCAGATTAGCTGTCAGCGGAACAGTCAATGACCTAGCCGTTATGGGGGCTAAACCATTAGCCATGGCAAGCTCCCTGATAATTGGTGAGGGCTTTGATGGAGCAGATTTGGAGAGAATTCTCAGATCAATGAACGACACAGCGGAAGAGGTTCCCGTTCCAATAGTTACAGGAGACACTAAAGTCGTTGAAGATGAGATAGGGATCTTCGTGATTACGGCCGGAATAGGGATAGCGGAAAGGCCGATAAGCGATGCTGGAGCTAGAGTTGGCGATGCCGTTTTGGTCAGCGGAACGATAGGAGACCATGGAATAGCCCTAATGAGCCACAGAGAGGGTATATCATTTGAGACTGAGCTCAAGAGCGATGTCGCACCGATATGGGATGTAGTGGAGGCGGTAGCGAAGGCAATAGGCTGGGAGAACATCCATGCAATGAAAGATCCAACGAGAGGAGGCCTCAGCAACGCCCTTAACGAGATGGCGAGGAAGGCCAACGTCGGAATCCTTGTCAGGGAGAGCGACATACCGATAAGGCCAGAAGTAAAAGCTGCAAGTGAGATGCTCGGAATAAGTCCCTATGAAGTCGCCAATGAGGGGAAGGTCGTAATGATCGTGGCTAAAGAGTACGCCGAGGAAGCCCTTGAGGCCATGAGGAAGAGCGAGAAGGGGAAGAATGCAGCGATCATAGGAGAGGTAATAAAGGACTATCCAGGAAAGGTCATTCTAGAAACGGGCATTGGAGGAAAGAGATTCATGGAACCTCCGATTGGTGATCCCGTCCCGAGAGTTTGCTGA
- a CDS encoding ribonuclease III family protein has product MNKGLAKFGDSLINFLYSLALTEFLGRPTGDRVPNASLAIALDLAGLSKGLRRMDKHAKGDYAEALIAEAWLKGLITEREAVEIIRANLSEDVLDFSKKKEAIGRALAPLLKVISERLTSSRA; this is encoded by the coding sequence ATGAATAAGGGATTGGCGAAGTTTGGGGACTCCCTTATCAACTTCCTTTATTCTCTTGCCTTAACGGAGTTCCTGGGGAGGCCAACTGGGGACAGGGTTCCTAACGCGTCCTTAGCTATCGCTTTAGACTTAGCAGGGCTTTCAAAGGGGCTGAGGAGAATGGACAAGCACGCGAAGGGGGATTATGCCGAAGCCTTAATTGCGGAGGCGTGGCTTAAAGGCTTAATAACGGAGAGGGAGGCTGTTGAGATAATAAGGGCAAACTTGAGTGAAGACGTGTTGGACTTCTCAAAGAAGAAGGAGGCTATAGGGAGAGCTTTGGCTCCCCTTCTCAAGGTAATAAGCGAGAGGCTCACCTCCTCTCGAGCTTGA